A part of Candidatus Electrothrix aestuarii genomic DNA contains:
- a CDS encoding polysaccharide deacetylase family protein, translated as MLIPAKLCKAEKTGIVALLSAVLCFFIFPTLALVPLSIFLLLCFLAPFFPGISFFLPVISRAKPGTEGIVLTFDDGPSPEFTPILLDLLAHYALPATFFVIGKKAAEHPELIAQILAAGHSIAHHSWDHDYFLMLRSTESIQQDLHRTQEVLVSAGVRPLLFRPPVGITGPRLKKVLEQEGLLAVNYSCRALDRGNRQIVGLADKIMRKVRPGDIIMLHDLPTFQKKESALLCTEFDLLFQRLTGKCRVIPMEEALQRPVMHLEKGLTPSGPC; from the coding sequence ATGTTGATTCCTGCCAAGCTTTGTAAGGCCGAAAAAACCGGCATCGTCGCTCTGTTGTCGGCTGTACTCTGCTTTTTTATTTTTCCAACCCTGGCCCTTGTCCCTTTATCGATCTTCCTGCTCCTCTGTTTCCTTGCGCCATTCTTTCCGGGAATCAGTTTTTTCCTGCCTGTTATCAGCAGGGCAAAGCCAGGGACGGAAGGCATTGTCCTGACCTTTGATGATGGTCCCTCCCCGGAATTCACCCCCATCCTGCTGGACCTCCTTGCCCACTATGCTTTGCCCGCAACATTTTTTGTTATCGGAAAAAAAGCTGCTGAGCATCCTGAGCTGATTGCTCAGATCCTGGCCGCAGGCCACAGCATTGCTCATCATAGCTGGGATCATGATTATTTCCTCATGTTGCGCAGCACGGAGAGCATTCAGCAAGATCTGCACAGAACCCAGGAGGTGCTGGTCAGCGCCGGTGTTCGTCCCTTGTTGTTTCGTCCGCCGGTCGGCATTACCGGACCACGCCTGAAAAAGGTCTTAGAGCAGGAAGGGCTGCTCGCGGTGAATTACAGCTGCCGGGCCCTTGATCGGGGTAATCGCCAGATTGTCGGGCTTGCAGATAAAATTATGCGCAAAGTTCGTCCGGGGGATATTATCATGCTTCACGACCTCCCGACCTTTCAGAAGAAAGAGAGTGCCTTGTTATGTACGGAATTCGATCTGTTATTTCAGCGTTTGACGGGTAAATGCAGGGTGATTCCGATGGAAGAGGCCCTGCAGAGGCCGGTGATGCACTTGGAAAAGGGATTAACCCCCTCGGGACCTTGTTGA
- a CDS encoding BtrH N-terminal domain-containing protein: MQAKLLIDFPHTQSAHCESGAAANLLNWHGIKLSEAMTFGIGGGLFFGYFPFIRLNGLPLVTYRAAAGHILKRLSKVPGIRMFEKRFRSQEQAMAELDAALADSIPVGLQTGVYWLPYFPRALRFHFNAHNLVVYGKEGDDYLISDPVFPQPVRCPAVDLARARFAAGALAPKGKMYYLSQAPKHLDMPALIRQGIHSVCRMMLGSPFPLIGVRGIRFLAGRLERWPERLGKESAELHLGHTVRMQEEIGTGGGGFRFMYAAFLQESGKLLQDQALLEAASLFTEAGDRWRQFAVMAARICKGRGTADDTYPAMAERMRICADLEEQAFRRLKEWLRENPVQ, from the coding sequence ATGCAAGCCAAGTTATTGATTGATTTTCCCCATACCCAGTCCGCCCATTGCGAAAGCGGTGCAGCTGCGAACCTCCTGAACTGGCACGGTATCAAGCTTTCCGAGGCCATGACCTTCGGAATTGGTGGCGGGCTGTTCTTCGGCTATTTTCCTTTTATTCGCCTGAACGGCTTGCCCTTGGTGACCTATCGTGCTGCGGCTGGTCATATCCTCAAGCGTTTGAGCAAGGTTCCCGGTATCAGGATGTTTGAAAAACGCTTCAGAAGTCAGGAGCAGGCAATGGCGGAACTGGATGCGGCCTTGGCTGACTCCATCCCGGTTGGCTTGCAGACCGGTGTCTATTGGCTGCCCTATTTTCCCAGGGCCTTGCGCTTTCACTTCAATGCCCATAACCTGGTGGTCTATGGCAAAGAGGGGGATGACTATCTGATCAGTGATCCGGTCTTTCCCCAGCCGGTGCGCTGTCCTGCTGTGGATTTAGCCCGGGCTCGATTTGCTGCCGGTGCCTTAGCCCCGAAAGGCAAGATGTACTATCTCAGCCAGGCCCCAAAGCATTTGGATATGCCAGCCCTTATTCGGCAGGGGATTCATTCGGTTTGCCGCATGATGCTCGGCAGTCCTTTTCCATTGATAGGAGTGCGAGGAATACGCTTTTTGGCCGGTAGGCTGGAGCGTTGGCCGGAACGCCTGGGCAAGGAGAGCGCAGAACTGCATCTCGGGCATACTGTGCGGATGCAGGAGGAAATAGGTACCGGTGGTGGTGGCTTTCGCTTTATGTATGCAGCTTTTCTCCAGGAGAGCGGTAAGCTGCTTCAGGATCAGGCCTTGCTTGAGGCCGCAAGCCTTTTTACCGAGGCAGGAGATCGCTGGCGGCAGTTTGCCGTGATGGCCGCCAGGATCTGTAAGGGCCGGGGAACTGCCGATGATACCTACCCGGCTATGGCCGAGAGAATGAGGATCTGTGCAGATCTGGAAGAGCAGGCGTTTCGCAGATTAAAGGAATGGTTGCGCGAGAATCCGGTCCAATAG
- a CDS encoding acyloxyacyl hydrolase: MKKYMQFLRPLSILCCLAATTILGTGKTNAAELVDPLDFSRDSRVFLGGYGQSVPGWGETEERVTTLELIPRYNHRIIDDMGSGWYKGFHSIFLEVPLSLVVSPDESVMLGINFLGAYTFTADPVWQPYLFGGGGPVYNFADIPGMGADLNGNYQFGLGLEYAWKGDRKLLMESRFHHISNNGSEDPNDPLNAFKLLVGVTF, encoded by the coding sequence ATGAAAAAATATATGCAGTTCCTTCGTCCCTTGTCTATTCTGTGTTGCCTTGCTGCCACAACCATATTAGGTACGGGAAAGACCAACGCCGCCGAACTTGTTGATCCCTTAGATTTTTCCCGAGATAGCCGGGTATTCCTTGGTGGCTATGGGCAATCCGTACCAGGCTGGGGAGAGACTGAAGAGCGAGTAACGACCTTGGAGCTGATCCCCCGCTATAATCATCGGATCATTGATGATATGGGATCTGGCTGGTACAAGGGCTTTCACTCCATCTTTCTCGAAGTGCCGCTTTCTCTGGTGGTCAGCCCTGACGAATCGGTAATGTTGGGCATCAACTTCCTTGGTGCCTATACTTTCACCGCAGACCCTGTCTGGCAGCCTTACCTGTTCGGCGGCGGCGGGCCGGTGTATAATTTTGCTGATATCCCTGGTATGGGCGCCGATCTGAACGGGAATTATCAATTCGGTCTTGGGCTGGAGTATGCCTGGAAAGGCGATCGGAAACTGCTCATGGAATCCCGCTTCCACCACATCTCCAATAACGGCAGCGAGGATCCCAATGATCCCCTCAACGCCTTTAAGCTCTTGGTAGGAGTGACCTTCTGA
- a CDS encoding SulP family inorganic anion transporter, which translates to MKRFKFIEHKRGSIKDDVLSGLTVAIALVPEAVAFAFIAGISPIVGLYGAFMMGLVTSVIGGRPGMISGATGATAVVMVSLVKTGAEMGGEGAGLQYLFVTLLLVGVLQMLAGVFRFGKFVRLIPHPVMMGFVNGLAIVIFLAQLEMFKAGGAWMQGTPLYTMLGLVGLTMAILYLLPKFTTKVPAALVAIITVALLVIFTGIETETVLSFVQAKGGEGIKAGLPVFHVPAVPFTLETLYFIFPYAAIIASVGLIESLMTLNLIDELTNTHGNANKESIAQGVANMVNGFLGGMGGCAMIGQSIINIKSGGRGRLSGIVAALSLLMFILFGSTYIGMIPVAALVGLMFMVVLGTFAWSTFGVLDKIPLSDALVILLVTVLTVVFDLAIAVLAGVVVSALVFAWENAIRIRARKRIDENGVKHYEIFGPLFFGSVQMFNSKFDVENDPDEIIIDFKESRVADHSGIEAINKLAQKYEQAGKNISLQHLSPDCRKLIHKADKLIQVDIIEDPEYTVAVDGFEDYSPV; encoded by the coding sequence ATGAAGAGATTTAAGTTCATAGAGCATAAAAGAGGTTCAATAAAAGACGATGTCCTTTCTGGATTGACGGTCGCTATCGCCCTCGTCCCGGAGGCCGTCGCCTTTGCCTTTATTGCCGGTATATCGCCGATCGTTGGGCTGTACGGGGCCTTCATGATGGGCCTGGTAACCTCAGTGATCGGGGGCCGCCCAGGGATGATCTCCGGTGCAACCGGTGCCACAGCCGTTGTGATGGTTTCCTTGGTTAAAACAGGTGCTGAGATGGGAGGGGAGGGCGCTGGTCTGCAATACCTCTTTGTCACCCTGCTGCTTGTCGGTGTGCTCCAGATGCTGGCTGGCGTTTTTCGATTTGGCAAATTTGTTCGCTTGATCCCGCATCCAGTTATGATGGGCTTTGTCAATGGCCTGGCCATCGTTATCTTCCTTGCCCAGCTGGAGATGTTTAAGGCGGGCGGTGCGTGGATGCAGGGCACTCCTCTCTATACCATGTTGGGGCTTGTTGGCCTTACTATGGCTATACTCTATCTCCTGCCCAAGTTCACGACCAAGGTGCCAGCCGCCTTGGTGGCTATCATTACGGTGGCCTTGCTGGTTATTTTCACCGGAATTGAGACCGAGACGGTGCTCTCCTTTGTCCAGGCAAAAGGTGGTGAGGGTATTAAGGCGGGCTTGCCGGTCTTCCATGTTCCGGCTGTACCTTTCACCCTGGAAACGCTCTATTTTATCTTTCCTTATGCGGCAATTATTGCCTCTGTTGGCTTGATTGAATCCCTGATGACCTTGAATCTTATTGATGAGCTGACGAATACGCATGGCAATGCCAATAAGGAAAGCATTGCTCAGGGGGTAGCAAATATGGTGAACGGCTTTCTGGGTGGCATGGGCGGTTGCGCCATGATCGGCCAGAGCATCATTAATATTAAATCCGGTGGGCGAGGGCGCTTATCTGGAATTGTGGCAGCCTTATCCCTGCTTATGTTTATCCTCTTTGGTTCCACATATATCGGGATGATTCCGGTGGCAGCCCTGGTTGGCCTGATGTTTATGGTTGTTCTTGGAACCTTTGCCTGGAGCACCTTTGGGGTTCTTGATAAGATTCCTCTGTCTGATGCCCTGGTTATCCTCCTGGTCACCGTCTTAACCGTGGTCTTTGATCTGGCTATTGCTGTCCTTGCCGGGGTTGTTGTTTCTGCCTTGGTTTTTGCCTGGGAGAATGCCATTCGCATTCGGGCGCGAAAGCGTATTGATGAAAACGGGGTCAAGCATTATGAGATATTCGGGCCACTCTTCTTTGGTTCGGTCCAGATGTTCAACAGTAAGTTTGATGTGGAAAACGACCCTGATGAGATCATTATCGATTTTAAGGAATCCCGGGTTGCCGACCATTCTGGTATTGAAGCCATTAATAAATTGGCCCAGAAATATGAGCAGGCTGGCAAAAACATCAGTTTGCAGCACCTGAGTCCTGATTGTCGTAAGCTCATCCATAAGGCCGATAAGCTTATTCAGGTCGATATCATTGAAGACCCTGAGTACACTGTTGCTGTGGATGGCTTTGAAGATTACTCACCTGTGTAA
- a CDS encoding two-CW domain-containing protein yields MDREHVNCWEFKDCGRELGGRNSVLLGVCPAALDERADGIHGGKNGGRCCWVVASAYLSEGTFGCVIEEFNKCRECDFYQMVEEDTELLVVV; encoded by the coding sequence ATGGACAGGGAACATGTAAACTGCTGGGAGTTTAAAGACTGCGGCAGAGAGCTGGGTGGTAGAAATTCCGTACTCCTTGGAGTATGCCCCGCCGCACTTGATGAGCGAGCTGATGGGATTCATGGTGGAAAGAACGGAGGGCGCTGCTGTTGGGTTGTGGCCTCTGCTTATCTTTCCGAGGGGACCTTCGGCTGCGTGATTGAAGAATTTAATAAATGCCGCGAATGTGATTTTTACCAGATGGTAGAAGAAGATACAGAGCTGCTTGTTGTTGTATAG